Genomic window (Desulfonatronum sp. SC1):
ACTAGTTGATCGTTTTCCAATTGGGTAAGCTGAAATCGAAATTGCTCGGGGAATCGGGCAATGTTTCTTTTGATCGCCTGATTCAACACCTTGGTTTCCACGCCATTATCGGTAGTTTTCCGTAGTCACTTAGACTAGGCTGGGCATGGATGCAACCAGCGTTGACCCTGTCCCGCGATTCGCGTGGGTTGCGTTGGATCATGTCAGTAAGATAACGGTTCAGCGAGTACCAGGCGAGTTGGCCCACGTGCTGAGCATGCGGCATGTGAGCAAGGAGGTGTTGGACGTGTTCATCGCGGGCATGAAGGGGCTTGGCGCAAAAAGTCATTTTGCACCAAGCCTGTTGAAAGTTGATGGTTGAAAGTTGAATAAAAACAGAGTGCTACTTTGGCTCAACATGCGTTTCGGGCAGATGGCTCGCCAATGCATGATTCTTCATCGGTTCATTCTCCAACGGGGCATCGTCCTCTAGCCCAGGGTTGGCCAGGGATCATTGAAAAAGGACGCAACCCCTTTGGGGTAGGTTACGGAAATATGGCGCATTTCCCAGGGTAGCGGCACAGCCGCAACCCTGGGCTGGGGGACTGAATCCCGTTGGGATTCCCAGAAGAAAATAACAGTCCGGAATGCATAATGAGACATCTGGAATACAAGTAGGGCGGCCTTTCCGCGCGGGATGCCATGACGGCAATTTATGAGACGCGGGAACAATTGTGAAGAAAACCGTTTGGAAAGCCAGAATGCCGTCTCTGCCTAACCAGACAGTAACCAGACCAGAGAGGGAAATCATGAAAAACCTGCTGCTTTGCTGCCTTGTTTGTTGCGTGACGTGCTGGCCCGCCTTCAGCCGGGCCGACTTTCCGCCGCTTCCCGCGCAATGCGTGGAAAGCATCGGGGCCTTTGCCCAGACGTACCAGGAAAACGAGGTTTTCAGGCTGCTCATGGACAAGGCCTTCGAGAACATGCGGCCCCTGCCGGAAGGCTACCGCCCGGAAGGCAATCCCTGGATCGGCAAAAAATTTGACGACCTGCTCGTCTTTCTGGGCGACTGGTGCCTGTTTTTGCCCCAGTCCAAGGGCAGTTCGGACGACGGATTGGCCTACATCGAGGTGATGGACTTCTTCGCCTACCAGAATCCCTTTGGTAGAGCCGTATTCCAGATCTCCCCGGGCCGGGAGCTGTTTCAGCGTTTCGTCGAGGACCGAGGCGCCTTCATGAACAGCCCGGAGTCCAGGGCAGTGGTGGCTCAGTGGCTGGCCAACCCGCGCATTGAAAAGGAAGACTATCTGCTCCCGGACCCCGACGCTCCTGACGGCGGCTTTGGCTCGTTCAACGATTTTTTTGCCCGGACCTTCAAGGACCAGGCCCAAAGCCGGCCCCAGACCATGCCGGACCGGGACTACGTGATCAGCGCGCCTACGGATGCGATCATGAACCCGATCCCCGTGCCCATCGTGGACAATAGCACCATGCTGCGCACCAAGGGCACCCAGGAGCTGAACATTCAGGAACTGCTGGCCGGATCCAGGTACTGGGAGCGGTTCGTGGGCGGCACGGCCCTGTCCTGTATTCTCATGCCCAACACCTACCACCGATACCACTCCCCGGTGGCCGGGGCGGTGATCGAGACCGCGTTGGTGAACGGGGCCCTGCTGGGCATGGAGGACTTTCCCGCCTTTGTCCCACCCGGCGGCAACGTGGGGCGGCCCGGCTCGGACTTCGGCGCTTTTGAAAACTATCAGCGCGGCTATTTCATCATCGATACCGGGAAATACGGTCTGGTGGCCGCGGTGGCCGTGGGCTTGAGCGAGATTGGTTCCGTGGTCTTCCAGGACCGGTTCCTGAACGCAACCGGGCCGGTCCCGGTCCGGCGTGGAGACGAACTGGGCCATTTCCTCTATGGCGGTTCCCTGGTGATCCTGGTGTTCGAGCCGGGTCGGTACGTCTCCGGCGGCGTCAAGATCCGCCTGGGCAACCAGATCGGCGTCTTTGACACGGACGGCGAATGAGGCCGTGTTCCTGGAAAACTGGCCGTGGCCGCCTTTTCACCCCGACTGAACCAGGCCGATAACAGCGTCCGGGCCATGCGGGCCATCGAGTATGTCAGCCAACGCCTGGGGTTGGGGTTGTTTCAGTGAAAGCACGAATGAAGGAGGCATATAAGCCTGCTTCCGGGATAAGGGAAATAAAACCCCAAGTGCAAGGAGCAAAAAAGCTCAAGATCGAAGCGTATTTATTCATATGTGAGAGTTTGAACTTTTTGCGGCGACACAGCAATTGGGAGTTTTTAAACGGACTGTTAAGCGGCTTGCCCCCAGTCCGCCAGGGAGCCACGGGCCAAAAGTGGCTGGCCCAGGATCAAGAACAGGGTCAGGGTCAGGATCAGGCGATCCAGACGCCCTCACTCCAAAGAGGGGCCACTGCTAAGAAAAGTGTCAACCTGTTCTGAACCATCCCCAAAAGGCCAACAGTTTAGAGATTATTCAAGGCCCCAGGCGCCATCCTGGACCTGTACCGGAGGAGAAAGCATGTCGTCGCGGCAAGAAATGCTGTGGGGCCATCCCAAAGGGCTGTACATCCTGTTTTTCACGGAAATGTGGGAGCGCTTCTCCTATTACGGGATGCGGGCGCTGTTGGTCTATTACATGGTCAAGCACATGATGTTTTCCCATGCCGAGGCCTCCCAGATCTACGGGCTGTACACCGGGCTGGTCTATTTAACGCCTTTTTTCGGCGGGTTGCTGGCGGATCGCCTCCTGGGGCAGCGCCGGACCGTGATCCTGGGCGGGGTGCTGATGTCCCTGGGACATTTCGTGATGGTCTTCGAGTCGTTGTTTTACCCGGCCCTGGCCCTGCTGATCCTGGGCAACGGGGCGTTCAAGCCGAATATCTCCACCCAGGTCGGCAACCTCTATCCCCCCGGCGACCCGCGGCGGGACCGAGCCTTCAGCATCTTCTACGTGGGCATCAACCTGGGGGCCTTCATGGCCCCGCTGATCTGCGGCACCCTGGGCGAGGTTTACGGCTGGCACTATGGGTTTGGGGCCGCCGGGGTCGGGATGATGGTTGGGCTGGGCATCTACCTCTGGGGGCGGCACTGGCTGGCCCCGGACAATCTGGACCGACGCGCTTCCGAGCAGGCCCGATCGGAAGCGATCGGCCCGGACCCGGCGACCCAGGCCAACGACAGGAACCGGATCGTGGGCCTGGTGGTGATCTGTCTGGTGGTGATGCTCTTCTGGGCGGCCTTTGAGCAGCAAGGCAACACCATTGCCATGTTCGCGGACGTGGACACGGATCGCCACGTCCTGGGCTGGGAAGTCCCGGCCACCTGGTTCCAGTCCCTGAACCCGCTGTTCATCTTCCTGTTCACCCCGCTGATCACCACCTTCTGGGCCTGGCAGGCCCGCCGCGGCCGCGAGCCCTCCTCCCCGGCCAAGATGGCCATTGGTTGTTTTTTGCTGGGCGCATCCTTCCTGATCCTGATGCCCCCGGCGCAAACCTTTGCCACCGATGGTATTCCCGTAAGCATGCTCTGGCTGGTCGGGTTCAGCGCCGTACTCACCGTGGGCGAGCTGTACCTCTCCCCGGTAGGATTGTCCCTGGTCACCAAACTGGCCCCGGCGCGGATGGTCTCCATGCTCATGGGCGTCTGGTTTCTGGCCCAGTTCGCCGGGAACTTCCTGGCCGGATACCTGGGCCATTTCTGGGACATCTGGCCCGAGGAGCAGTTTTTCCTGATGGTGGCCGGAGTGGCCGCCATGGCCGGGGTCATCATCACCAGCCTGCTCAAGCGCCTCAAACTGGCCATGGGCGCGGGGGCGGTGATGGCCCATTGAGGCCAGCACCCCCACTGGCTGAACTTTTTTCGGAGGTTGAACAAGCATGACCGAACGTTGGCCAAGGGCGGCAATCAACCCGCAACCATCTACCTGGGAGAAATGATCATGAAAACGCATGCCTTACGGACATTGGCCACCCATCAGGAGGGAGAAACCATGACATCTTTTTTCAGAGCACGACGCCGCCTCCTGCTCAGGTTTATTGCCTGTGCGCAAAATCTGTTGCCGATGCTGGTTGGTTCAGCCGCGAATTTTCATGCCCTGGTGAACGCCTTGCCGCCGTTCTATAAGAACATCGTGGGCGTGAATCCCCGGAGGGTGACAAACCCATGAAAGCCACCCCTTGCTTCATCACGTTGGCCGTCCTGCGCAAAATGGCCCTTGTTCTTGTATTCCTGCTGTTTTCCACGCACCCGGCCTGGGCTCGCCTCTCTGTTGATGCTGACATCCTCGGGCAGGTTCTTCAGGAAGCCCATGCCCTGTTCGCGGACGATACCGAGGGGGCCAATGCCGATTACATTCCCGAGCTGGCCAGGGTGCCTTCGGAGCTGTTTGGCCTGGCCCTGGTCACGGTGGACGGCCAGGTCTTCATTGCCGGGGATGCGGATTACGATTTCACCATCCAGTCCGTGTCCAAGCCGTTTACCGCGGCCCTGGTTCTTCAGGAACACGATGATCCGGAAATCCTCGTGGAAAAGGTCGGGGTCGAGCCCACGGGCCTGCCCTTCAACTCCGTCCTGGCGGTGGAGCTGCACGCCTCCCGGTCCGTGAACCCCCTGGTCAATGCCGGCGCCATGGCCGCGGTCAGCCTCGTGCCCGCGGAAAGCGACATGGAGCGCTTTTCGAAAATCAAGCAATTCCATGAGGCCATGGCCGGCCAGGAACTAAGCGTGATCGAGGAGGTCTACCGTTCCGAGGCGGCCACGAACCAGGGCAACCGGGCCATCGCCCACCTCCTGAAAAAATACGGCCGGATTTACGCCGACCCGGAAGAGGCCCTGGACGTCTACACCCGGCAGTGCGCCATCGGGGTCACGGCCCGCGTCCTGGCCATGATGGGCGCGACCCTGGCCAATGGCGGGGTCAACCCGATCAGCAAGGAGCAGGTTCTGGAAGCCCGGCACGTGCCCAAGGTTCTGGCCCTGATGCTGACCGCCGGGTTCTATGACGAATCCGGACGCTGGGCCTACGACGTGGGTCTGCCGGCCAAGACCGGAGTCGGCGGCGGGATCGTGGCCGTGGTTCCTGGAAAACTGGCCGTGGCCGCCTTTTCACCCCGACTGAACCAGGCCGGCAACAGCGTCCGGGCCATGCGGGCCATCGAGTATGTCAGCCAGCGCCTGGGGTTGGGGTTGTTTCAGTGAAAGCACGAATGAAGGAGGTGCATATGGATCGCAGAGCATTCTTGAAGATCGCCGCCGTGGGAGCGTTGGCCGGGGGAGTACAGGGTTTTTCGGGGCCGTTGTCAGCCCTGGCCGGAGCTGGTTCAGGTTCAGATTCGGCCGCCAGGTACATGGTGGCGGACAGCCATTTCCACTACGTGGACTTTCTGCAGAAGACCGAGGGCATGGACGCCTTGTTGCTGGCCATGGAAAACGCGGGCGTCGGGCACACCATGATCTCCGGGATGCCCCTGGTCAAAAAATGGGACGCCGCCGAGCCGGAAGAGCCCCGGTATTACCTGGACGACAACGGCCGGACCTACTGGTACTCAGCCACGGATTTCATCGTGGCCCGGCGCGTTATGGAACTGCCCGACCAGGCTCGTTCCCGGTTTCATCCCTTCATCTGCGGGTTCAACGCCACGGACAAGCATGCCGTGCTCCACGTGGAGCGCATGCTGGAGGAATATCCCGGGCTGTGGCAGGGCATCGGCGAGGTTTTCGGCCACCGGGACGACCTGACCAATCTGACCTACGGGGAGACGGCCCGGGCCAACCATCCGGCCCTGGACCCGGTCTACGACCTGGCGGCCCAGAAAAATCTGCCCGTGAACCTGCACAACAACGCCACCTCCCGCAACCGGCTGGACCGCCCCATCTACGTTTACGAGGTGCAGGAAGCCCTGACCCGACACCCCAGGACCGTGATCATTTGGGCCCACGCCGGGCTGTCGCGGATGCTGGACCTGGACCAGCCCGCCTATACGGGACTGCTCCGGGAAATGCTCACGAAGCACGACAACCTGTACATCGACCTGTCCTGGCTGATCTTCGAGAATTACGTCCTCGACCCCGGCAGCCCCGGGCAGGTCCGCCCTTGCTGGCTGACGCTGATCTCGGACTTTTCCGACCGCTTCATGATCGGCTCGGACAACATCGGCCACTTCGCGACGTACAACCAAAACATCACCAAATACTACCAACTGCTGGACGCCTTGAGCCCGGAAAAGGCCGGGAAGGTGGCCTTGACCAATTTCTTGAGCCTGCTTCCGGGATAGGGGAGATGGATGCATACTCATCGGAATCCCGGTAGACGTGGTGGACGGGAGGGAATTTGCGCATCCGGAACAAACTTGTTTTTTCCGGGGAAGTATCCCTCCCTGCGTCTGTTGGGTCGAAGAGTATGCCGGAAAGCGAATTGAACCAGGGGGCAACTTTCCACGCAACATCCTCAGACCCGAAGCTTTTGATGAACATTGAGCCAGGGGCCGGCGCTGGTCGACGACAGCGCGGACACCACGCGCATTTTGGCCATTTTCGAGGCCATCAGCCAGGTGCCGCGCTGCTCCAAGGACGAGGAGCGTGACAGTCCGCCTGACTGAGACGCATAATGAGCCTTCCTGAAACCACCTCGTCATTGCTTGACCGCTTCTCTGGATCGGATTATTTTGTGCACAATTATCCGATTCAACAACAGGAGACATGATAATGCGTGCCCAAGATTTTATTTCCGCCACAACGCTTTCCAAAAAGACATCCTTTACCCTGGAAGCCCTGGAACGCGGCGAGGCTGAAGAGTTGATCATCCTCAAGAACAACGAACCCAGAGCCGTCCTGCTCTCCATGGCGGCCTACGAATCCATGCGGGAAGAGATCGAGGATCTGCGTCTGGCCTCGCTGGCCATGGCCAGGCTGGAATCCTTTGACCGGGACAAAGCCGTCCCGCATGATCGAATGATGGAGAAATTCGCTCCATGACCAGGAAGATCCTGTATCACCACGATGTCGAGGAGGACTTGGAAAGCGTGGGCACGGCCATGGCTCGGCGCATTGTCCGGGCCATCGACCAGAAATTGACCCAATCTCCCCTGGAATTCGGCGTTCCCCTGTCCGCTGGCCTGGCTGATTTTCGCAAGCTGCGGGTTGGTGATTGTCGGGTCGTGTATCAGGTGCGGGGGCATGAGGTGGTTGTTTTTGTCCTGGCCGTTGGTCCAAGAAGGGACAAGGAGATTTACAAGGCCGCACTGCGAAGAAAGGTTGGCCGGAGCGACATATTCCGGGCGTCCGGGCTGGAAAAACTCAAGAAATGATCGCGATCAGCTCGGACGGTGTAAGCCCGGTATGGTATTTCACCGCTCCGTAGAAGGTGGACCGGTTGGCCCAGCCGGCTTCCCGGCCAAGGCCCTCCAGGGGTGTTTTGTCGCTCTTTTCCCGTAAAACCAGTTGGATAAAGTAAGCCAGGCGCAACGTGTTCACCAGTTGTCTGAACGGCATGCGCCATTGCCGGGCAACCATCCTGGACAGGTAGGTTGTGTTGATGCCCAGCTCCTGGGCGGCCTTTTGCAGGGAACAATCGATGTCCGAAAATCGTCTGGCCAGCCAGTCAGCCAGGGCTCCGGCTTCCGGGTCAGCGTCGGAGGCAAATCGGGCCGGATCATATTCCCGCAGCAGGTTGTCCATGAGTTGTTTGTCAAAGGGCCGTGGGCAGCCCGGCTGCCCCTTTTTCGCGGGGAGATGCTCCAGGGCCGAGGCGCACAGATCTTCCGGCTCCACCGGTTTGACCAGGTAATCCACGGCGCCCATTTTCATGCACGCCACCGCGGTATTCAGGTCAGCTACGCCGGTGAACATCACCACCGGCAGGCTGGGAAAGTTCTTCCGTATTTCTTCCAAAGCTTGAATACCCGAAGTGCCGGGCATGGTAATATCCAGAAAGACCAGCCCGGCCTGGGGCAGGAGGTCTCGGGCCGCTTGAAACCCCACGCGAAACCCGGCTGGCAATCCGGACATCTCCAGGGATAGCACCGCGCTTTCGCAGACCGCCACGTCATCATCAATAACCAGAATCATCGCGTACCGCTCTCCGCCGTGCCTGGCAGGACTATTTCCACGCGGGTTCCCTTGCCCGGTTCAGACTGAATATCCAAGGCCCCGTTGGAATTTTCAATGATCCGGGCCGCCATATAGAGCCCCAGGCCTGTTCCGCCCACTTCCCTCTTTGTCGTATAAAATGGGGAGGTCACCTGGGAGAGGTTTTCAGGAGCAATCCCGCGGCCGGTATCCCGGACCCTGATGTGCAGGCCCATATCCGATTTCCAGG
Coding sequences:
- a CDS encoding phosphatidylserine decarboxylase, with the translated sequence MKNLLLCCLVCCVTCWPAFSRADFPPLPAQCVESIGAFAQTYQENEVFRLLMDKAFENMRPLPEGYRPEGNPWIGKKFDDLLVFLGDWCLFLPQSKGSSDDGLAYIEVMDFFAYQNPFGRAVFQISPGRELFQRFVEDRGAFMNSPESRAVVAQWLANPRIEKEDYLLPDPDAPDGGFGSFNDFFARTFKDQAQSRPQTMPDRDYVISAPTDAIMNPIPVPIVDNSTMLRTKGTQELNIQELLAGSRYWERFVGGTALSCILMPNTYHRYHSPVAGAVIETALVNGALLGMEDFPAFVPPGGNVGRPGSDFGAFENYQRGYFIIDTGKYGLVAAVAVGLSEIGSVVFQDRFLNATGPVPVRRGDELGHFLYGGSLVILVFEPGRYVSGGVKIRLGNQIGVFDTDGE
- a CDS encoding glutaminase, producing MAVAAFSPRLNQADNSVRAMRAIEYVSQRLGLGLFQ
- a CDS encoding peptide MFS transporter; the protein is MSSRQEMLWGHPKGLYILFFTEMWERFSYYGMRALLVYYMVKHMMFSHAEASQIYGLYTGLVYLTPFFGGLLADRLLGQRRTVILGGVLMSLGHFVMVFESLFYPALALLILGNGAFKPNISTQVGNLYPPGDPRRDRAFSIFYVGINLGAFMAPLICGTLGEVYGWHYGFGAAGVGMMVGLGIYLWGRHWLAPDNLDRRASEQARSEAIGPDPATQANDRNRIVGLVVICLVVMLFWAAFEQQGNTIAMFADVDTDRHVLGWEVPATWFQSLNPLFIFLFTPLITTFWAWQARRGREPSSPAKMAIGCFLLGASFLILMPPAQTFATDGIPVSMLWLVGFSAVLTVGELYLSPVGLSLVTKLAPARMVSMLMGVWFLAQFAGNFLAGYLGHFWDIWPEEQFFLMVAGVAAMAGVIITSLLKRLKLAMGAGAVMAH
- the glsA gene encoding glutaminase A, with translation MKATPCFITLAVLRKMALVLVFLLFSTHPAWARLSVDADILGQVLQEAHALFADDTEGANADYIPELARVPSELFGLALVTVDGQVFIAGDADYDFTIQSVSKPFTAALVLQEHDDPEILVEKVGVEPTGLPFNSVLAVELHASRSVNPLVNAGAMAAVSLVPAESDMERFSKIKQFHEAMAGQELSVIEEVYRSEAATNQGNRAIAHLLKKYGRIYADPEEALDVYTRQCAIGVTARVLAMMGATLANGGVNPISKEQVLEARHVPKVLALMLTAGFYDESGRWAYDVGLPAKTGVGGGIVAVVPGKLAVAAFSPRLNQAGNSVRAMRAIEYVSQRLGLGLFQ
- a CDS encoding amidohydrolase family protein, whose amino-acid sequence is MDRRAFLKIAAVGALAGGVQGFSGPLSALAGAGSGSDSAARYMVADSHFHYVDFLQKTEGMDALLLAMENAGVGHTMISGMPLVKKWDAAEPEEPRYYLDDNGRTYWYSATDFIVARRVMELPDQARSRFHPFICGFNATDKHAVLHVERMLEEYPGLWQGIGEVFGHRDDLTNLTYGETARANHPALDPVYDLAAQKNLPVNLHNNATSRNRLDRPIYVYEVQEALTRHPRTVIIWAHAGLSRMLDLDQPAYTGLLREMLTKHDNLYIDLSWLIFENYVLDPGSPGQVRPCWLTLISDFSDRFMIGSDNIGHFATYNQNITKYYQLLDALSPEKAGKVALTNFLSLLPG
- a CDS encoding type II toxin-antitoxin system Phd/YefM family antitoxin, which produces MRAQDFISATTLSKKTSFTLEALERGEAEELIILKNNEPRAVLLSMAAYESMREEIEDLRLASLAMARLESFDRDKAVPHDRMMEKFAP
- a CDS encoding type II toxin-antitoxin system RelE/ParE family toxin, with the protein product MTRKILYHHDVEEDLESVGTAMARRIVRAIDQKLTQSPLEFGVPLSAGLADFRKLRVGDCRVVYQVRGHEVVVFVLAVGPRRDKEIYKAALRRKVGRSDIFRASGLEKLKK
- a CDS encoding response regulator, which gives rise to MILVIDDDVAVCESAVLSLEMSGLPAGFRVGFQAARDLLPQAGLVFLDITMPGTSGIQALEEIRKNFPSLPVVMFTGVADLNTAVACMKMGAVDYLVKPVEPEDLCASALEHLPAKKGQPGCPRPFDKQLMDNLLREYDPARFASDADPEAGALADWLARRFSDIDCSLQKAAQELGINTTYLSRMVARQWRMPFRQLVNTLRLAYFIQLVLREKSDKTPLEGLGREAGWANRSTFYGAVKYHTGLTPSELIAIIS